In the Bordetella genomosp. 10 genome, one interval contains:
- a CDS encoding response regulator transcription factor, whose translation MVFAYSRPGIRSALSRYLLGEEVVRRYVLSARPRHRIRVSILDDHPIVGLGMAAFLRHQADFEVVQAETSALRFLETLKESPCDVAIVDFYLPREPSDGVDFIRRLRRQHPDLIIITFSGGKVEDTQYAAYKAGANGYVPKGERLLCVAEMIRKSIGAPRTFHACSQGRLHAFKPPRPDPRLTTAEAEILRNMALGLSVTQISGKLLRSKKTVSTHKRRAMKKLALANDLALALYLKEKFARSAEMA comes from the coding sequence ATGGTCTTCGCGTACAGCCGCCCCGGTATCCGCTCCGCCTTGTCCAGGTATCTCCTCGGCGAGGAAGTCGTCCGCCGCTATGTCCTCAGTGCCCGCCCCCGCCACCGCATCCGTGTTTCCATCCTGGACGACCATCCCATCGTCGGCCTGGGCATGGCCGCTTTCCTGCGCCACCAGGCGGATTTCGAGGTCGTCCAGGCCGAAACCTCGGCGCTGCGCTTCCTGGAAACGCTGAAGGAATCTCCCTGCGACGTCGCCATCGTCGACTTCTACCTGCCGCGCGAGCCTTCGGACGGGGTCGATTTCATCAGGCGGCTGCGCCGGCAGCATCCCGACCTGATCATCATCACCTTCTCCGGCGGCAAGGTGGAGGACACCCAGTACGCGGCCTACAAGGCGGGCGCCAACGGCTACGTGCCGAAGGGGGAGCGCCTGCTTTGCGTCGCGGAAATGATCCGCAAGTCCATCGGCGCCCCGCGCACCTTCCACGCCTGCAGCCAGGGCCGGTTGCACGCGTTCAAGCCGCCGCGGCCGGACCCCCGGCTCACCACGGCCGAGGCCGAAATCCTGCGCAACATGGCGCTGGGCCTTTCGGTCACGCAGATCTCCGGCAAGCTGCTGCGCAGCAAGAAGACCGTCAGCACGCACAAGCGGCGCGCCATGAAAAAGCTGGCGCTGGCCAACGACCTGGCGCTGGCGCTGTACCTGAAGGAAAAATTCGCGCGATCGGCGGAGATGGCCTGA